From one Streptomyces sp. N50 genomic stretch:
- a CDS encoding arylamine N-acetyltransferase family protein, giving the protein MSDSGGFDLDEYLAHIGWEGERRADPGTLRGVHLAHMRGIPFENLDALRRTAPSLELPDLMAKLVRGRRGGYCYEHNTLLATALRALGFGVTLLAARVVVGADRMESRPRTHMALLVEVPGDPQRYLADVGFGAIGGLLEPVPVVVGGEFEGAGRRHRLVQVPHGGPLELLVLQAYDGSGDGGKGTWQPQYAFTLEPFEHVDFEVINWHIATNPRSPFTKGLFVQRVTLDRHLLLHGRVLTETRSDGAVNERELTDEGEVRRLLDEEFGIEAPEGMKLLS; this is encoded by the coding sequence ATGTCTGACAGCGGCGGCTTCGACCTGGACGAATACCTCGCGCACATCGGTTGGGAGGGGGAGCGGCGGGCCGACCCGGGGACGCTGCGGGGCGTGCATCTCGCGCACATGCGGGGCATCCCGTTCGAGAACCTGGACGCGCTCCGGCGTACGGCCCCCTCGCTCGAACTGCCGGATCTGATGGCCAAGTTGGTGCGCGGTCGGCGCGGTGGCTACTGCTACGAGCACAACACGCTGCTCGCCACCGCGCTGCGGGCGCTCGGCTTCGGGGTGACCCTGCTGGCGGCCCGGGTGGTCGTGGGCGCGGACCGGATGGAGAGCCGCCCGCGCACGCACATGGCGCTGCTGGTGGAGGTGCCGGGGGACCCGCAGCGGTATCTGGCCGATGTCGGGTTCGGGGCGATCGGGGGGTTGCTGGAGCCGGTACCGGTGGTGGTGGGCGGGGAGTTCGAGGGCGCGGGGCGCAGGCATCGGCTGGTCCAGGTGCCGCACGGGGGGCCGCTGGAGCTCCTGGTCCTCCAGGCGTACGACGGCAGCGGCGATGGCGGAAAGGGCACCTGGCAGCCGCAGTACGCCTTCACCCTGGAGCCCTTCGAGCACGTGGACTTCGAGGTCATCAACTGGCACATCGCCACGAACCCGCGCTCCCCGTTCACCAAGGGCCTCTTCGTCCAGCGCGTCACCCTTGACCGTCATCTCCTGCTCCACGGACGCGTGTTGACCGAGACGAGGTCCGACGGTGCCGTGAACGAGCGGGAGTTGACGGACGAGGGGGAGGTGCGGCGGTTGCTGGACGAGGAGTTCGGGATCGAGGCGCCGGAGGGGATGAAGCTGCTGAGCTGA
- a CDS encoding helix-turn-helix transcriptional regulator: MNSKKNRSTMRLLGAQVKAARMAAGLTQRQLAERAMVDEETIASVEQGRRRLMPPLARTLDRILDTKGTFEAGVDNLPEIDQFPLYAEEYMLHEREAIALSWYDNAVIPGLLQTTEYARAVLAERIPAYDEDEIAAKLAGRVERQEILQRKCPPTMSFVIWEPVLHLGIGTPEARREQLRFLRECAELPGLALQFLPMNTAAHAGLDGPFILLETPDHQHLAYTEGQRGSQWVADLDEVSRLARKYAMLRSQALTPQESRCLLDRLLGDQ; this comes from the coding sequence ATGAACTCCAAGAAGAACCGCTCGACGATGCGGCTGCTGGGCGCACAGGTGAAAGCGGCCCGCATGGCCGCCGGTTTGACCCAACGCCAGCTCGCCGAACGGGCCATGGTCGACGAGGAGACCATCGCGTCGGTCGAGCAGGGCAGGCGCCGGCTGATGCCCCCGCTCGCGAGGACGCTGGACAGGATCCTCGACACGAAGGGGACGTTCGAGGCGGGCGTCGACAACCTCCCGGAGATCGACCAATTCCCGCTCTACGCCGAGGAATACATGCTGCACGAGCGCGAGGCCATCGCTCTGTCCTGGTACGACAACGCGGTCATCCCCGGTCTGCTCCAGACCACCGAGTACGCCCGCGCGGTCCTGGCGGAACGCATTCCGGCGTACGACGAGGACGAGATCGCGGCGAAGCTCGCGGGCCGTGTCGAGCGGCAGGAGATCCTGCAGCGCAAGTGTCCGCCGACGATGAGCTTCGTCATCTGGGAGCCGGTGCTGCACCTCGGCATCGGGACGCCAGAAGCCCGCCGCGAGCAGCTCCGGTTTCTGCGCGAGTGTGCCGAACTCCCAGGCCTCGCCCTCCAGTTCCTCCCGATGAACACGGCAGCACATGCTGGTCTCGACGGCCCATTCATCCTCCTTGAGACGCCGGACCACCAGCACCTGGCCTACACGGAAGGACAGCGTGGCAGCCAGTGGGTCGCGGACCTCGACGAGGTATCCAGGCTGGCGCGCAAATATGCGATGCTGCGGTCACAGGCCCTGACGCCCCAGGAGTCCAGGTGCCTGCTCGATCGTCTGCTAGGAGATCAATGA
- a CDS encoding FHA domain-containing protein, whose protein sequence is MAPVLVGREGLLAGERIPIVDTRVTFGRNAGNTVVIASPSVSRFHAEIVFDQDEGYVLRDCGSSNGTQVNGEEVEARLLQPGDEITIGDQEFRFEVADAMQTLMALNLPRSVTHPEEEGSLLRVTVVGGGPVGLSMALLLEHFLGAQVKITVYEGRWRKDGRRVVWKSEAEGNVRRQQVVTVQSRQYLAWPQYVQERLFDPEHFTEMWPSGPDSIGDHHPRNMRIAYIEDTLLELANEKRDRIRLIPAKFDPAEQRDELASQHVLAICDGGRSRTREHFAARFGKADESIYSLDGVHLRDVVLGLRVKSELPDPMAILLTVAQNRFLLNSLRGEGFLNMRLTDTELGEVIGIDPVRRVFEECIASRPCLMNRDDHGDFQCATHGTLFLPALIKGSPLWKRVHEGLRLFDVSDQDLSAVTSFRLDMVQRPRFSAELLPPTVNSPGTYGFLLGDAANAIHFWPGRGLNSGLASAISLARSLNSAWNGRPFRDADFLRHEAAMSMLQYRHKSRAWKAMVTTDDQGVTWAIKDIIDHGIDGIAEEPDREADTATLLARMGAIRDRLAPRLPGMPDDEAILERLRTLESRTLRMLVLSGAWDTLTMGGEEVDIDIFYGQDSTAAAAAVEALESATQQ, encoded by the coding sequence ATGGCACCGGTGCTCGTCGGACGTGAGGGCCTGCTGGCGGGAGAGCGCATCCCGATCGTCGACACCCGCGTCACCTTCGGACGCAACGCGGGGAACACGGTCGTCATCGCCAGCCCGAGCGTCTCGCGTTTCCACGCGGAGATCGTCTTCGACCAGGACGAGGGCTACGTCCTGCGCGACTGCGGCAGCAGCAACGGCACGCAGGTCAACGGGGAGGAGGTGGAGGCCCGCCTGCTCCAGCCCGGGGACGAGATCACCATCGGGGACCAGGAGTTCCGCTTCGAGGTCGCCGACGCGATGCAGACCCTGATGGCGCTCAACCTGCCCCGCTCCGTGACCCACCCGGAGGAAGAGGGTTCCCTGCTGCGGGTCACCGTCGTGGGCGGGGGTCCCGTAGGCCTCTCCATGGCCCTGCTGCTTGAGCACTTCCTCGGCGCGCAGGTGAAGATCACGGTCTACGAGGGCCGTTGGCGCAAGGACGGCCGCCGTGTCGTCTGGAAGAGCGAGGCCGAGGGCAATGTGCGGCGCCAGCAGGTGGTGACGGTGCAGAGCCGGCAGTACCTCGCGTGGCCGCAGTACGTCCAGGAGCGGCTCTTCGACCCCGAGCACTTCACCGAGATGTGGCCCTCGGGCCCGGACTCGATCGGCGACCACCACCCGCGCAACATGCGGATCGCCTACATCGAGGACACGCTGCTGGAGCTGGCGAACGAGAAGCGGGACCGAATACGGCTGATACCGGCCAAGTTCGACCCGGCGGAACAGCGCGACGAACTCGCCAGCCAGCATGTGCTCGCCATCTGTGACGGCGGGCGGTCGCGCACCCGGGAGCACTTCGCGGCGAGGTTCGGCAAGGCGGACGAGTCGATCTACTCCCTCGACGGGGTCCATCTGCGGGACGTCGTCCTCGGGTTGCGGGTCAAGTCGGAACTCCCCGACCCCATGGCGATCCTGCTGACGGTGGCTCAGAACCGGTTCCTGCTCAACTCGTTGCGCGGCGAGGGCTTCCTCAACATGCGGCTGACCGACACCGAGTTGGGGGAGGTCATCGGCATCGACCCGGTCCGCCGGGTCTTCGAGGAGTGCATCGCCTCCCGCCCGTGCCTGATGAACCGCGACGACCACGGCGACTTCCAGTGCGCGACCCACGGCACGCTGTTCCTGCCCGCGCTCATCAAGGGATCACCCTTGTGGAAGCGCGTGCACGAGGGGCTGCGGCTCTTCGACGTCTCGGACCAGGATCTGTCCGCGGTCACCAGCTTCCGCCTGGACATGGTGCAACGCCCGCGCTTCTCCGCCGAGTTGCTGCCGCCGACCGTCAACTCGCCCGGGACGTACGGCTTCCTGCTCGGCGACGCGGCCAACGCGATCCACTTCTGGCCGGGCCGGGGCCTCAACAGCGGCCTGGCGTCGGCAATTTCGCTGGCCCGTTCGCTCAACAGCGCCTGGAACGGCCGTCCGTTCCGCGACGCGGACTTCCTGCGGCACGAGGCCGCGATGTCGATGCTCCAGTACCGGCACAAGAGCCGCGCCTGGAAGGCCATGGTCACCACCGACGACCAGGGCGTCACCTGGGCGATCAAGGACATCATCGACCACGGCATCGACGGCATCGCGGAGGAGCCGGACCGCGAGGCGGACACGGCCACGCTGTTGGCACGCATGGGCGCCATCCGCGACCGGCTCGCGCCCCGCCTGCCCGGCATGCCGGACGACGAGGCGATCCTGGAGAGGCTCCGGACCCTGGAGTCGCGGACCCTGCGCATGCTCGTCCTCAGCGGCGCGTGGGACACCCTGACGATGGGCGGCGAGGAGGTCGACATCGACATCTTCTACGGCCAGGACTCGACGGCGGCGGCCGCGGCGGTGGAGGCGCTGGAGTCGGCGACGCAGCAGTGA
- a CDS encoding DUF397 domain-containing protein encodes MSTALEWFKSSYSGSEGGACLEVAYTWRKSSYSSSEGGQCVEVAACPHTIHIRDSKNPASDGPTLQLTPTAWAAFTATR; translated from the coding sequence ATGAGCACCGCACTTGAGTGGTTCAAGTCGAGCTACAGCGGCAGCGAAGGCGGCGCCTGCCTCGAAGTCGCCTACACCTGGCGCAAGTCCAGCTACAGCAGCAGCGAGGGCGGCCAGTGCGTAGAGGTCGCCGCCTGCCCCCACACCATCCACATCCGCGACTCCAAGAACCCGGCGTCCGACGGCCCCACCCTCCAACTCACCCCCACCGCCTGGGCGGCGTTCACCGCCACCCGGTAG
- a CDS encoding PLP-dependent aminotransferase family protein: MTVIEPAPAPAVLPPLAARARAIGGSPVRDILAVTARPEVINFAGGLPAPELFDTAGIAAAYQAVFAETPARALQYATTEGEPVLRAALAERNSTRGLPTGADDLLVTTGSQQALSLLATALLEPGDVVLVESPCYLAALQVFAFAGARVVAVPSDSAGLDPEALDELVVRERPKLLYTVPTFQNPTGRTLPADRRAAVAAVAARRGLWIVEDDPYGELRFEGERLPWIAAHEGAADRTVLLGSFSKVMAPGLRLGWLRAPAALLRACVVAKQAADLHTPTVNQLAAARYLADNDLDAHVARVAGVYRERRDAMLGGLANALPEESSWERPEGGMFLWARLPESYDTTELLARVVRQDVAYVPGAPFYAGEPDRSTMRLCFVTQTPGEIREGLRRLGEGLR; the protein is encoded by the coding sequence ATGACCGTCATCGAACCCGCCCCCGCCCCCGCCGTTCTCCCACCGCTCGCCGCGCGCGCCCGCGCGATCGGGGGTTCGCCCGTACGGGACATCCTCGCCGTCACCGCCCGCCCCGAGGTGATCAACTTCGCGGGCGGGCTCCCGGCGCCCGAACTCTTCGACACGGCCGGTATCGCGGCCGCCTACCAGGCGGTGTTCGCGGAGACGCCCGCGCGGGCGCTGCAGTACGCGACGACCGAGGGCGAGCCGGTGCTCCGTGCCGCGCTCGCCGAGCGGAACTCGACGCGCGGGCTGCCGACCGGCGCCGACGACCTCCTCGTCACCACCGGATCGCAGCAGGCGCTGTCGCTGCTCGCGACCGCGCTGCTGGAGCCCGGGGACGTCGTCCTCGTCGAAAGTCCCTGTTATCTGGCGGCACTTCAGGTCTTCGCGTTCGCCGGGGCGCGGGTCGTCGCCGTCCCCAGTGACTCCGCCGGGCTGGACCCCGAGGCACTGGACGAACTCGTCGTCCGGGAGCGGCCCAAGCTGCTCTACACCGTGCCGACCTTCCAGAACCCCACCGGCCGCACCCTGCCCGCCGACCGCCGGGCCGCCGTCGCTGCGGTCGCCGCGCGGCGCGGGCTGTGGATCGTGGAGGACGATCCCTACGGCGAACTCCGCTTCGAGGGCGAGCGGTTGCCGTGGATCGCGGCCCACGAGGGCGCGGCGGACCGTACGGTGCTGCTCGGTTCCTTCTCCAAGGTGATGGCCCCCGGGCTGCGGCTCGGGTGGCTGCGCGCGCCGGCCGCCTTGCTGCGGGCCTGTGTTGTCGCGAAACAGGCCGCCGACCTGCACACCCCGACCGTCAACCAGCTTGCCGCCGCACGGTACTTGGCGGACAACGACCTCGACGCCCATGTGGCGCGGGTGGCCGGGGTGTACCGGGAACGGCGGGACGCCATGCTCGGGGGTCTTGCCAACGCCCTTCCCGAGGAGTCCAGTTGGGAGCGGCCCGAGGGCGGCATGTTCCTGTGGGCGCGGCTCCCGGAGTCGTACGACACGACGGAACTGCTGGCGCGGGTGGTGCGGCAGGACGTGGCCTATGTGCCGGGGGCGCCCTTCTACGCCGGGGAGCCCGACCGGTCGACGATGCGGTTGTGCTTCGTGACGCAGACGCCGGGGGAGATCCGGGAGGGGCTCAGGAGGCTGGGGGAGGGGCTGCGGTGA
- a CDS encoding DUF4253 domain-containing protein yields MATLPNPLPKLAADPSGTSLGLELPAGSLIDVTAEGPADEPLLWCADEPARPGGYDALQPARRAAGLLPVLVDLGGDQGALDEWQLLPDEASYPGDHDAEEVLEEFWEEYAADELTPDADRPGTDSFAEHSPDQATYDETIAPYGPEWPGLVEPLALVADPDARAAELADSLTESGTWLKEPHLALVPARRSADIPAAIGWTGQINYEGDVARLCAVLRSWEDRFGIRVVALTSDQLVLSVAAPPTTQEEAEAVAAEHFAFCPDNITQGHHETLRAYAQHEVLNQQVWSFWWD; encoded by the coding sequence ATGGCGACCCTTCCCAACCCGCTGCCGAAACTGGCGGCCGACCCGAGCGGCACCTCGCTCGGGCTTGAACTCCCCGCCGGGAGTCTGATCGACGTGACCGCCGAAGGCCCGGCGGACGAACCGCTGTTGTGGTGTGCGGACGAGCCGGCGAGGCCCGGTGGCTACGACGCCCTCCAGCCCGCGCGCCGGGCCGCCGGGCTGCTCCCCGTGCTGGTGGACCTCGGCGGCGACCAAGGCGCCCTGGACGAATGGCAGTTGCTGCCCGACGAGGCGTCGTACCCGGGGGACCACGACGCCGAAGAGGTCCTGGAGGAGTTCTGGGAGGAGTACGCGGCGGACGAACTCACCCCGGACGCCGACCGTCCCGGCACGGACTCCTTCGCCGAGCACTCCCCCGACCAGGCCACCTACGACGAGACGATCGCCCCCTACGGCCCCGAGTGGCCGGGGCTCGTCGAACCGCTCGCCCTGGTCGCCGATCCGGACGCCCGCGCCGCCGAACTCGCCGACTCCCTTACGGAGAGCGGCACTTGGCTCAAGGAACCGCACCTCGCCCTCGTCCCGGCCCGCCGCAGCGCCGACATCCCGGCGGCGATCGGCTGGACCGGGCAGATCAACTACGAGGGGGACGTGGCCAGGCTCTGTGCCGTCCTGCGCTCCTGGGAGGACCGCTTCGGGATACGCGTCGTGGCCCTCACCTCCGACCAGTTGGTGCTGTCGGTCGCGGCCCCGCCGACGACCCAGGAGGAGGCCGAGGCGGTCGCCGCCGAGCACTTCGCCTTCTGCCCGGACAACATCACCCAGGGCCATCACGAGACCCTGCGCGCCTACGCCCAGCACGAAGTCCTCAACCAGCAGGTGTGGTCCTTCTGGTGGGACTGA
- a CDS encoding ATP-binding protein: MNLSEKFFRRERRSVPAARQFAHAYLAEWGLAGTERGADVLVCVSELATNALVHGVPPGRQFRLLLRCDGYSLRVEVHDSGGGVPRVDVHPRDTDEGGRGLLLVSALADKWGVGERDFGKVVWAEFDTEQRPTEP; this comes from the coding sequence GTGAACCTGAGTGAGAAGTTCTTCCGGCGCGAACGCCGGTCCGTTCCCGCCGCGAGGCAGTTCGCTCACGCGTACCTGGCCGAGTGGGGACTCGCGGGGACCGAGCGCGGCGCCGATGTGCTGGTCTGCGTCAGCGAGTTGGCGACCAACGCGCTGGTGCACGGGGTGCCGCCGGGGCGTCAGTTCCGGCTGCTGCTGCGGTGCGACGGGTATTCGTTGCGGGTCGAGGTGCATGACAGCGGGGGTGGTGTTCCGCGCGTCGACGTCCACCCCCGCGACACCGACGAGGGCGGGCGCGGACTGCTGCTCGTGTCGGCGCTCGCCGACAAGTGGGGTGTGGGGGAACGGGACTTCGGCAAGGTGGTGTGGGCCGAGTTCGACACTGAACAACGCCCGACGGAACCGTGA
- the hemB gene encoding porphobilinogen synthase: MTTYGSFPGSRPRRLRTSPVMRRMVAETRLHPADFILPAFVREGVSEPVPIGAMPGVVQHTRDSLKKAAAEAVAAGISGIMLFGVPEESKKDALGTAGTDPDGILQVALRDVRAEVGDELLVMSDLCLDETTDHGHCGVLDEFGRVDNDATLERYAEMAQVQADAGAHVVGPSGMMDGQIGVVRDALDQIGREDVAILAYSVKYASAFFGPFREAVGSSLKGDRKTYQQDPPNARDAMRELALDLEEGADMVMVKPAGPYLDILAKVAEVSDVPVAAYQISGEYSMIEAAAEKGWIDRDQAIFEALTGIKRAGARNILTYWAVEAAQKLR; this comes from the coding sequence ATGACGACGTACGGATCCTTTCCCGGCTCGCGGCCCCGGCGGTTGCGGACCAGCCCCGTCATGCGGCGGATGGTCGCTGAGACGCGCTTGCACCCGGCCGACTTCATCCTCCCGGCGTTTGTGCGGGAGGGGGTCAGTGAGCCGGTGCCGATCGGGGCCATGCCCGGGGTTGTGCAGCACACCCGGGACAGTCTGAAGAAGGCTGCCGCTGAGGCTGTCGCCGCTGGGATCTCCGGGATCATGCTCTTCGGTGTGCCGGAGGAGTCCAAGAAGGACGCCCTGGGGACGGCCGGCACCGATCCCGACGGGATTCTGCAGGTGGCCCTGCGCGATGTGCGGGCCGAGGTCGGGGACGAACTGCTCGTCATGTCCGATCTGTGTCTTGATGAGACCACCGATCATGGGCATTGCGGGGTGCTGGACGAGTTCGGGCGCGTCGACAATGACGCGACCCTTGAGCGGTATGCCGAGATGGCCCAGGTGCAGGCCGATGCCGGGGCCCATGTCGTCGGGCCCAGCGGGATGATGGACGGGCAGATCGGGGTCGTCCGGGACGCGCTCGACCAGATCGGGCGTGAGGATGTCGCCATCCTCGCCTACAGCGTGAAGTACGCGTCCGCGTTCTTCGGGCCGTTCCGTGAGGCCGTGGGTTCCTCGCTCAAGGGGGACCGCAAGACGTATCAGCAGGACCCGCCCAACGCACGGGACGCGATGCGGGAGTTGGCGCTCGACCTGGAGGAGGGGGCCGACATGGTGATGGTCAAGCCGGCCGGGCCCTACCTCGACATCCTGGCCAAGGTCGCCGAGGTCTCGGACGTGCCCGTCGCCGCGTATCAGATCTCCGGCGAGTACTCGATGATCGAGGCCGCCGCCGAGAAGGGCTGGATCGACCGGGACCAGGCGATCTTCGAGGCGCTCACCGGGATCAAGCGGGCCGGGGCGCGGAACATCCTCACGTACTGGGCGGTGGAGGCGGCGCAGAAGCTGCGCTGA
- a CDS encoding DUF805 domain-containing protein, with protein MSSFIEALKKYAVFSGRARRKEYWQFGLFSAIIALVLVVLAVVTKTPALFGLVGLFYLAILLPGLGVSVRRLHDIGRSGWWLFFYIVPIAGPITLLVFNCTDSAPGANEYGPNPKEAAGIPAHV; from the coding sequence ATGAGCTCGTTCATCGAGGCACTGAAGAAGTACGCCGTGTTCAGCGGGCGCGCGCGCCGCAAGGAGTACTGGCAGTTCGGTCTCTTCTCCGCGATCATCGCCCTCGTGCTGGTCGTCCTCGCCGTCGTGACCAAGACGCCGGCCCTCTTCGGTCTGGTGGGCCTCTTCTACCTCGCCATCCTGCTGCCCGGCCTGGGTGTCAGCGTCCGTCGTCTGCACGACATCGGCCGCTCCGGCTGGTGGCTGTTCTTCTACATCGTCCCGATCGCCGGTCCCATCACGCTGCTGGTCTTCAACTGCACGGACAGCGCCCCCGGCGCCAACGAGTACGGCCCGAACCCGAAGGAAGCCGCCGGCATCCCGGCGCACGTCTGA
- a CDS encoding SAM-dependent methyltransferase, translating into MPGDALSQDPAELRRRIDTSKAHPARVYDVFLGGKDNYPVDREAAAAALAANPRGYLDVRHNRDFMRRAVTRLSQEHGVRQFLDIGTGLPTAENVHQIAQGIEPESRIVYVDNDPVVLAHARALLTSSPEGRTDYIDADLRRPADILEQAAKTLDFNEPIALLLVAILHFVEDDEAYPLVRELVDVLPSGSHLVLSHLTDEMHPIPARAVQRTYTERGFTFVFRSKDEVERLFTETPGVTLDEPGVVPAHKWHPGPAPAPPVVEQAYFESLDDIEKITYRDINDVTDDDINVYGATGKKA; encoded by the coding sequence ATGCCCGGTGACGCCCTCAGCCAAGACCCCGCCGAGCTGAGAAGGAGGATCGACACCAGCAAGGCCCACCCGGCCCGCGTCTACGACGTCTTCCTCGGCGGCAAGGACAACTACCCCGTCGACCGCGAGGCCGCCGCCGCCGCGCTCGCCGCCAACCCGCGCGGGTATCTCGACGTACGGCACAACCGCGACTTCATGCGCCGTGCCGTGACCCGGCTGTCGCAGGAGCACGGGGTGCGCCAGTTCCTCGACATCGGCACCGGGCTGCCCACCGCGGAGAACGTGCACCAGATCGCGCAGGGCATCGAGCCCGAGTCGCGGATCGTCTACGTCGACAACGACCCGGTGGTCCTCGCGCACGCCCGCGCGCTGCTCACCAGCAGTCCCGAGGGCCGTACCGACTACATCGACGCCGACCTGCGCCGCCCGGCCGACATCCTCGAACAGGCCGCCAAGACCCTCGACTTCAACGAGCCGATCGCCCTGCTGCTGGTGGCGATCCTGCACTTCGTGGAGGACGACGAGGCGTATCCGCTGGTGCGTGAGCTGGTGGATGTGCTGCCGTCGGGCAGTCACCTCGTGCTCAGCCATCTCACCGACGAGATGCATCCCATTCCGGCGCGTGCGGTCCAACGGACCTACACGGAGCGGGGGTTCACCTTCGTGTTCCGGTCCAAGGACGAGGTCGAGCGGCTCTTCACCGAGACCCCGGGCGTCACCCTGGACGAGCCCGGTGTGGTCCCGGCGCACAAGTGGCACCCCGGTCCGGCGCCCGCGCCGCCGGTGGTCGAGCAGGCGTACTTCGAGAGCCTCGACGACATCGAGAAGATCACCTACCGGGACATCAACGACGTGACCGACGACGACATCAACGTCTATGGGGCGACCGGCAAGAAGGCCTGA